The following DNA comes from Geobacter sp..
CGCTGCCCATGGCTATCTCATCAATCAGTTCCTTTCTCCCCTTACCAACTGCCGTGAAGACGGCTACGGCGGCAATACGGAAAGCCGTTGCCGCTTCATGGTGGAAGTCTACCGTTCTGTGAGAGAAGCGGTCGGCCATGAATTCCCCGTGCTGGCAAAACTCAATGGTTCGGACAACCTTGACGGCGGACTGACACTGGATGATGCGGTGATTGCCGCGCGGATCCTCGATGACGAAGGTATCGATGCCATAGAGGTGAGCGGCGGCACGCCTGCCTCCGGTAACAAGACACCGGTGCGGCAGGGGATCGAATCGCGGGAAAAAGAGGCGTACAATCTGCCGCTGGCGTATCGGATCAAGAATGCGGTGACCTGTCCCGTGATAGTCGTTGGCGGTCTCAGGTCGTTTGAGCTCGTGGAGGGGATTGTCAGGCGGGAAGAAGCTGACTTTGTTGCATTCTCTCGCCCGTTGATCCGCGAACCGAATCTCCCCCGGCGCTGGGAGGAGGGGAACGAAGTCCATGCACGCTGTATCTCGTGCAATGGCTGTTTTAAACCGGGGCTGAAAGAAGGTGGCATTTACTGCATCGTCGACAAGATTGAGCGGGAAAACAGGGATACTTCACTGTGATGCATTTCAGAATACCGGCACGGTAATGTCCAATATCATCTTGCTCATTGTCTGTTTCCTTGCCGGAATGGGGTTACGGCGCACCGGCCGCTTTCCCGAATCCACTCCTGCAGCGCTCAACGGCTTCATCATTCACGTATCGCTTCCTGCCCTTGCTCTTCTCCATATCCACCGGCTTACTCTCGACGTTTCCCTGCTTTTTACTGCCGGGATGGCCTGGTGCCTGTTCGGTGCTGGCTATCTCTTCTTCAAGTTGACCGGACGACTGGCAGGCCTGGATACCCAAAGTATTGGTGCCCTCATGCTGGTGGGGGGGCTGGGCAATACCTCATTTGTCGGTCTGCCCATGATAGAGGCATACTACGGCAAGGAGTACCTGGGGATCGGGCTTATTGCCGATCAGCTCGGCTCTTTCCTTGTCCTCTCCACGCTCGGTATTCTGACTGCCACCATCTATTCGAGTGGCCATACCTCCCCCCGTGAGATCATTCGTAAGGTCATCCTTTTCCCGCCCTTCCAGGCGTTGCTCTTGGCGTTTCTGCTCAAACCGCTGCCGTTTCCCGAGTGGCTCACCAGTGTCCTGCAAAAACTCGGCGACACCCTGACACCGCTAGCCCTCGCTTCAGTCGGGTTCCAGCTCCGGTTTGGCCAGATCAGACAGGAGCTGAAGGGGCTTTCGCTGGGGTTGCTCTATAAACTGGCGCTCGGCCCGGTGATCCTCTATCTCGTCTATGTGGTCATGCTTGGCGGCAGTGGCAAGGTCATGCAGGTAACCCTTTTCGAGGCAGCCATGGCGCCGATGATCACGGCTGGCATCATAGCCGTCGATCACCGGCTGAACCCGTCATTGGTTACGCTCATGCTCGGGATCGGCATTCCTTTGTCGTTTCTCTCTCTTCCGCTCTGGTGGTGGCTTCTGCAGGGGGTATAACAAAAAAGCCCTCCGGGTGAGAGGGCTTGAAGGTGATGATGGTCCGACAGCTAGCGGTGTTCGCGGGTTTCGAGGAACACCAGTTCCTTCCAGTTTTCCATAGTGTTTTCCAGGCGCCACTGGCTTCCTGCCAGATAGGCCAGATTACCTTCCCCGTCGATATAGCAGTGCATGGCCTCTTTACGCTGGAATTCGTCCAGTTTCTTCTTTTCCCCGGTTACCCACCTGGCGGTGACATAGGATGCCGGTTCATAGGTGGCCTTGACCTTGTATTCATGTTCAAGCCGGTGCATGACCACATCGAACTGGAGCAGGCCGACAGCGCCGACGATCCAGTCAGCACCCATCTGGGCACGGAAAACCTGGGTGGTCCCTTCTTCTGCCAGCTGTACCAGCCCTTTTTCCAGCGATTTTGACTTCATCGGGTCGAGGAGTCGGACCTTGCGGAAATGCTCCGGGGCGAAATTGGGGATGCCGGTGAACTTGAGGTCTTCTCCTTGGGTAAAGGTGTCCCCGATCTTGATGATGCCGTGGTTGTGGATGCCGATGATGTCGCCGGGATATGCCTCGTCCACGTTGGTCCGGTCCTGGGCCATGAAGATCGTCGCATTGGCGATCTGCATGTCGCGGCCGAGTCGCAGGTGCTTGACCTTCATGCCACGGGTGAACTTTCCCGAGCAGATCCGGAAGAAGGCGATACGATCGCGGTGGGCAGGGTCCATGTTCGCCTGGATCTTGAACACAAAGCCGCTGAATGGTTCTTCATAGGGGGATACGGTGCGGGTCACCGCTTCACGGGGGAGTGGTGCCGGTGCATGCTCGACGAAGCTGTCGAGCAGCTGCTGGACCCCGAAGGTGTTGATGGCGCTGCCGAAGAAGACCGGTGTCTGCAGCCCGGCCAGGTAGGCCTCCTGTTCAAAGGGCTGTGCAACTCCCTCGATCAGTTCGATATCGTGCCTGAGTTCATCGACCTGGCTTCCCAGGAGCTGTTCGAGTCGAGGGTCGTCGAGCCCCTGAACGGTTACGATCTGTCCGGTTCCTCGTTCCGCCTCCGGGTCGAAAAAGGTCAACTCCTTGGTATAGAGGTGATAGGTGCCACGAAACCGTTTGCCCATGCCAATCGGCCAGGTCATGGGAGCACACTGGATCTTAAGGACGCTCTCTATTTCGTCGATCAGTTCCAAAGGTTCGCGCCCTTCACGGTCAAGCTTGTTGATGAAGGTCATGATCGGGGTGTGCCGAAGCCGGCAGACCTCAAGGAGTTTCTTGGTCTGGCTTTCCACCCCTTTCACCGAGTCGATGACCATCAGAGCGGAGTCAACGGCAGTGAGGACACGATAGGTATCTTCGGAAAAGTCGTTGTGGCCGGGGGTGTCGAGAAGATTGACCTCGAAATCCTGGTAGGTGAACTTCATGACCGACGAAGTAACGGAAATGCCACGCTGTTTTTCCATCTCCATCCAGTCGGAGGTGGCATGACGGGATGCCTTCCGCGCCCGAACCTCGCCAGCCTGTTGAATGGCGCCACCAAAAAGGAGGAGTTTTTCGGTGATGGTGGTCTTTCCAGCGTCCGGATGGCTAATTATGGCGAAGGTGCGGCGCCTGTCGATTTCATGAACATTGTATTGCTGCACGATGCAACTCCGAAAAAAATCTGGACAAAATAAAGGCGAAGAGGATATCTTCGCCAAAAACAATGCTATAATTGCACGTTAGAAAAAAAAGGGCAACAGCAATCTGCCTGTTTCGGACATGGGGCGTTCTGTATGAGTGATGTCTATCATCTGTTGACGGTTGCTGATGTTCAGAAAGACACGGCTGCTATTGTCGAGGTGCTGAAGGGGATTCATGAATCACGTCTCCCCAACGACCTGAGGCTGCTCAACTATTACCGGGAGATGCCGGTCAGCTATGATGCGGTGGTCTCATTTATCGATGAAGACCTGGTAGAGCTCAAGGTGCATCAACACCAGGCCGTGGTGATGTATGCCGAAAAGATGACCTTCCTGAAGAGTGCCCATTTCCCTCACGATGTGGTTGCAAAGACTTATAAGGTCAATGTTGACAAGAGTGTGGCCTTGCTCTCACGCTTTTCCTATGCCCAGATACGGGCAGAACGACGGCGATTCATCCGTGTGGAGATCGGTGAGAGGATAGAGATTGCTTTCAGGCGGTTGGGAGTAAATGTGCCCGGACGGCTTCTGGATATCTCCATCGGTGGCCTTTCGCTTGTCAGCCCCGAGCAGCATGCCGTTGACCTTGAAACCGCGGGCATCCTCAGTGTCTCTCTTCCCAATGTTCAGTTGGAGATTCCCGGCAGACTCATAAAAATTATCCCCCTCGACGCCCAGTGGCGATATATCTTCGAATTGGAAACTGACAACCGGATAGAAGCTGCGATATCGCAGTTCATTTTCCAGAAGCAGGTCGAGATCATCCGGGAGCTGAAGGACCAGTTGTTCTGAATAAAAACTCCTGCCCGCAGACCTCCTGCCTGTCGTGCTGCTCTGCTGGTGGCGGAATCGACATGCGCCTGCTTGAATCTTTCCCCGTATACCTATGCTGGTAGACACCCATTGCCATCTGGATGAACCGGGCCTGAACTGCAGGCTGGAGCAGGTGTTGTCCACTGCCAATGACGCCGGAGTGTCGCGGTTCATCGTCCCTGGTGTTGACGGGCAGCATTGGCCTCGCATCGCCTCCACCGCCGATGCGAGACGAGGGATTTTTCCTGCCTATGGCCTTCATCCGATGCATGCCGCCCACTTTACGCCTGCGATGTTTGACCGTCTCAAGGAGTACCTCCCTCAAGCGGTTGCCGTCGGTGAGATTGGCCTTGATTACCTGTGCACGGATGTGCCGCGGGAGATACAGGTTGAGGCCTTCCGCCAGCAACTCCGGCTGGCGGTGCAGTCAGGGATGCCGGTGCTCATCCACTGCCGGCAGGCCTTTCGCGATCTCATGGATATCCTGCGCCAAGAGACGGTGCAGCGGGTCGGCGGGGTCATGCATGCCTTTTCGGGAAGTCCGGAGATCGCCCGGGAGGCGGTAAGGCTCGGTTTGCTCATTTCAGTTGCCGGTCCGGTGACGTATGCCAATGCAGTTCGTCCGCTGCAGGTGGCTGCGCAGGTACCTCTCGACAGTCTGGTGATCGAAACCGATGCCCCTGATCTTACTCCCGAACCGCACAGAGGCGGGAAGAATGAGCCGGCGTTCCTCCCTCTGGTTGCAGCGGCGGTTGCACGTATTCGCGGTGTATCCTTCGAAGAGGTGGCGGAAGCAACAACGGCAAATGCCCGCCGATTATTCGGGATATGAAGCGGATTTTCTCGGCATACATGCGGCACGTTGGCTCCTGGAGAAAGGGATAGGTGGCAATGTTACACCGTTTTTCACGAAACGAGCTCCTGATTGGTCCGAATGGGCAGGGCCGGCTGCGTGAGGCGACCGTTGGGGTCATTGGCCTGGGTGGCGTCGGGAGTTACGCAGCCGAGGCGCTCTGCAGGGCTGGAGTCGGACGTCTGGTAATCGTCGATTTTGATGATATCTGTCTCACCAACGTCAACCGGCAGTTGCATGCCATGGTGGGTACGGTGGGGAAGCCCAAGGTGCAGGTAATGGCCGAGCGGCTTCGCTTGATCAATCCGGATGCCGAGGTCGTCCCGTTCAGGGAGTTTTATGCAGCCGAGAATAGCGATCTTCTCTTTTCCCAGCGACTCGATTATGTCGTAGACGCCATCGATCATATTACCAGCAAGCTCCATTTGATCAAAAGCAGTCTGGAGCGTTCCATTCCCCTCATTTCGAGCATGGGTGCAGCAAACCGTCTCGATCCGACCCTGGTGCAGGTTGCTGACATCTCTGCTACCCATGGTTGCCGCATGGCGCGGACTATGAGGAAACTGCTGAAAAAACAAGGCATAACTCGCGGTTTCAAGGTGGTCTTTTCCACAGAGGAGTACCGCGCCCCTCTCACCCAGGATGGCAGTTGCCGTGGCAACTGTATCTGCCCCAATCGCGATGACCAGGCGTTTACCTGTGAACATCGTCGGCTGATTCTCGGCAGTATCTCCTTTATCCCGGGTATCTTTGGCCTCACCATGGCAGGCGTTGCCATAAACGACCTACTGAAAACCCTTGATTGAAAATCATCGGGGGGCATTGACTCGCCTCTATTTGCCGATATACTGACTTCCACAAATATTTCAATCGAATGCAGAGGAGGTGACGTTTATGGGAAAAGAATACTCTGTGCAGGAAGCATTGAAATTGGCGGTTCAGGGTGAGAAGGACAGCTTGGATTTTTATCGCAAGGCAGCCGCGGTTACCAAGAATGATCGGGCCAAGAAGGTGTTTGAACTGTTGGCTAATGAAGAGGTCGGTCACCTGAAGTCTTTCTTCGAGCACTATAAGGGAGGGGAATTCGGCGATCTCAAAACCTTCATCGAATCACCGCCCGACAAAAAGAGCGCGACCATTCTGGCTCTTGAGAAGGCCATCAACGAGAATACCCATGAACAGAA
Coding sequences within:
- a CDS encoding AEC family transporter; this translates as MSNIILLIVCFLAGMGLRRTGRFPESTPAALNGFIIHVSLPALALLHIHRLTLDVSLLFTAGMAWCLFGAGYLFFKLTGRLAGLDTQSIGALMLVGGLGNTSFVGLPMIEAYYGKEYLGIGLIADQLGSFLVLSTLGILTATIYSSGHTSPREIIRKVILFPPFQALLLAFLLKPLPFPEWLTSVLQKLGDTLTPLALASVGFQLRFGQIRQELKGLSLGLLYKLALGPVILYLVYVVMLGGSGKVMQVTLFEAAMAPMITAGIIAVDHRLNPSLVTLMLGIGIPLSFLSLPLWWWLLQGV
- a CDS encoding NADH:flavin oxidoreductase, with the translated sequence MRKLFDETRIKGMHLANRLVRSATWEGMCADDGHPTRKLAEYYRTLASGRVGLLISGYAYVRPDGKQLPGQLGIYRDEVVPDLALLAESVHREGGKLCMQLVHCGGQTTATYAGSQPVAPSALKVDQYPEMPAALTIEDIRTIVECFGAAARRVKDSGCDAVQIHAAHGYLINQFLSPLTNCREDGYGGNTESRCRFMVEVYRSVREAVGHEFPVLAKLNGSDNLDGGLTLDDAVIAARILDDEGIDAIEVSGGTPASGNKTPVRQGIESREKEAYNLPLAYRIKNAVTCPVIVVGGLRSFELVEGIVRREEADFVAFSRPLIREPNLPRRWEEGNEVHARCISCNGCFKPGLKEGGIYCIVDKIERENRDTSL
- a CDS encoding PilZ domain-containing protein; translated protein: MSDVYHLLTVADVQKDTAAIVEVLKGIHESRLPNDLRLLNYYREMPVSYDAVVSFIDEDLVELKVHQHQAVVMYAEKMTFLKSAHFPHDVVAKTYKVNVDKSVALLSRFSYAQIRAERRRFIRVEIGERIEIAFRRLGVNVPGRLLDISIGGLSLVSPEQHAVDLETAGILSVSLPNVQLEIPGRLIKIIPLDAQWRYIFELETDNRIEAAISQFIFQKQVEIIRELKDQLF
- a CDS encoding YchF/TatD family DNA exonuclease gives rise to the protein MLVDTHCHLDEPGLNCRLEQVLSTANDAGVSRFIVPGVDGQHWPRIASTADARRGIFPAYGLHPMHAAHFTPAMFDRLKEYLPQAVAVGEIGLDYLCTDVPREIQVEAFRQQLRLAVQSGMPVLIHCRQAFRDLMDILRQETVQRVGGVMHAFSGSPEIAREAVRLGLLISVAGPVTYANAVRPLQVAAQVPLDSLVIETDAPDLTPEPHRGGKNEPAFLPLVAAAVARIRGVSFEEVAEATTANARRLFGI
- a CDS encoding ferritin; translated protein: MGKEYSVQEALKLAVQGEKDSLDFYRKAAAVTKNDRAKKVFELLANEEVGHLKSFFEHYKGGEFGDLKTFIESPPDKKSATILALEKAINENTHEQKALEIALKEEKSCIEQYTLLAKDIIDPLVKGIFTRVVKETQNHYDMIEDEYMHVMRMVDKSDQDTYVRE
- a CDS encoding tRNA threonylcarbamoyladenosine dehydratase, producing the protein MAMLHRFSRNELLIGPNGQGRLREATVGVIGLGGVGSYAAEALCRAGVGRLVIVDFDDICLTNVNRQLHAMVGTVGKPKVQVMAERLRLINPDAEVVPFREFYAAENSDLLFSQRLDYVVDAIDHITSKLHLIKSSLERSIPLISSMGAANRLDPTLVQVADISATHGCRMARTMRKLLKKQGITRGFKVVFSTEEYRAPLTQDGSCRGNCICPNRDDQAFTCEHRRLILGSISFIPGIFGLTMAGVAINDLLKTLD
- a CDS encoding peptide chain release factor 3: MQQYNVHEIDRRRTFAIISHPDAGKTTITEKLLLFGGAIQQAGEVRARKASRHATSDWMEMEKQRGISVTSSVMKFTYQDFEVNLLDTPGHNDFSEDTYRVLTAVDSALMVIDSVKGVESQTKKLLEVCRLRHTPIMTFINKLDREGREPLELIDEIESVLKIQCAPMTWPIGMGKRFRGTYHLYTKELTFFDPEAERGTGQIVTVQGLDDPRLEQLLGSQVDELRHDIELIEGVAQPFEQEAYLAGLQTPVFFGSAINTFGVQQLLDSFVEHAPAPLPREAVTRTVSPYEEPFSGFVFKIQANMDPAHRDRIAFFRICSGKFTRGMKVKHLRLGRDMQIANATIFMAQDRTNVDEAYPGDIIGIHNHGIIKIGDTFTQGEDLKFTGIPNFAPEHFRKVRLLDPMKSKSLEKGLVQLAEEGTTQVFRAQMGADWIVGAVGLLQFDVVMHRLEHEYKVKATYEPASYVTARWVTGEKKKLDEFQRKEAMHCYIDGEGNLAYLAGSQWRLENTMENWKELVFLETREHR